In Oncorhynchus clarkii lewisi isolate Uvic-CL-2024 unplaced genomic scaffold, UVic_Ocla_1.0 unplaced_contig_14083_pilon_pilon, whole genome shotgun sequence, one DNA window encodes the following:
- the LOC139395227 gene encoding LOW QUALITY PROTEIN: monocarboxylate transporter 7-like (The sequence of the model RefSeq protein was modified relative to this genomic sequence to represent the inferred CDS: inserted 1 base in 1 codon) yields the protein MRGLKSAVRGSGGCGGPCVYEAVPDGGWGWAVAVAFFFVEVFTYGTIKSLGVFLEDLMTEFGESNSRVSWVIAICVFILTFTAPLSSVLSNRFGYRPVVMLGGFLVSLGTISSAFVSSINEMYVTIGIVSGLGYCLTFLPTITILSQYFSRRRSLVTALASSGESFAMFVFAPAFMALKEIIGWRHCLIVIGLMQASVIGCGALLRPIIIRPDQEVSGEVSNKEKLSVKLQTVYELENEDTQTNVSSGESEDSGDSGVTSLSASSADLRAATAAQDPSETRALMEDQGEKNQGGQAALGTPLNQLEAGEKEQGEVGPLVQPSRPKLLDFSVLKDGAFICYSLFGLFATLGFFAPSLYIIELSKSRGVHPEKAAYMLSVMAVSEVCGRLSIGXILNKVRMRKTQVLLGCVVLLCLVLLAFTQVTEFWGLAACCCLYGFLMGTVGSTHIPMLAEDDVVGIDRMPSSVGVYVCIQSFAGLAGPPLGGLLVDKTQNYGSAFYSCAVGMGLGAIFLAMVGPAKSGLCHRGKTRKQEEEGGEERGGEEEEEKVSQDSGSTDYLDVDLVEETSPAKWTNTQPSSK from the exons ATGCGGGGGTTAAAGTCAGCGGTGCGGGGGTCCGGGGGGTGCGGGGGTCCATGTGTGTACGAGGCAGTGCCAGACGGGGGCTGGGGCTGGGCGGTGGCCGTGGCCTTCTTCTTCGTTGAGGTGTTTACCTACGGGACCATCAAGTCTCTGGGGGTGTTCCTCGAGGACCTCATGACAGAGTTTGGGGAGAGCAACAGCAGAGTATCCTGGGTCATCGCAATCTGTGTCTTCATCCTCACATTCACAG cccCTCTGTCCTCGGTGCTCAGTAACCGGTTTGGGTACCGTCCCGTAGTGATGTTGGGGGGTTTTCTGGTCAGTCTGGGTACCATCAGCTCTGCTTTCGTCTCCTCCATCAACGAGATGTACGTCACCATCGGCATCGTCTCAG GTCTGGGCTACTGCCTGACCTTCCTGCCCACCATCACCATCCTGTCCCAGTACTTCAGCAGGAGGAGGTCCCTGGTCACCGCCCTGGCCTCCTCAGGGGAGTCCTTCGCCATGTTTGTCTTTGCACCAG CCTTCATGGCCTTGAAGGAGATCATCGGCTGGCGCCACTGCCTCATTGTCATCGGTCTCATGCAGGCCTCCGTGATTGGCTGCGGTGCTCTGCTTCGACCAATCATCATCAGACCTGACCAGGAAGTGTCAGGGGAGGTGTCCAATAAGGAGAAGCTGTCCGTTAAGCTGCAGACGGTCTACGAGCTGGAGAATGAGGACACCCAGACCAACGTTAGCTCGGGGGAGTCTGAGGACTCGGGGGATTCTGGGGTCACCTCTCTGTCCGCCTCCAGTGCTGACCTCCGGGCCGCCACAGCCGCACAGGACCCCTCAGAGACCCGGGCCCTCATGGAGGACCAGGGGGAGAAGAACCAGGGGGGACAGGCAGCCCTTGGAACCCCACTGAATCAGCTGGAGGCTGGGGAGAAAGAGCAGGGTGAGGTGGGTCCCCTTGTCCAACCCTCCAGACCTAAACTTCTAGACTTTTCTGTGTTGAAAGATGGAGCGTTcatctgctactctctgttcggTCTCTTCGCCACGCTGGGGTTCTTCGCCCCGTCGCTCTACATCATAGAGCTCAGTAAGAGCCGCGGCGTCCACCCAGAGAAGGCAGCCTACATGCTCTCTGTAATGGCGGTGTCCGAGGTCTGCGGGCGCCTGTCCATCG TCATTTTAAACAAGGTGCGGATGCGTAAGACCCAGGTGCTTCTGGGATGTGTAGTTCTGCTGTGTCTGGTGCTGCTTGCCTTCACCCAGGTGACTGAGTTCTGGGGCCTGGCAGCCTGCTGCTGCCTCTATGGCTTCCTGATGGGCACCGTGGGTTCTACACACATCCCCATGCTGGCGGAGGACGACGTGGTGGGCATAGACAGGATGCCCTCGTCCGTGGGGGTCTATGTGTGTATCCAGAGCTTTGCTGGGTTGGCCGGACCACCGCTGGGGG GCCTGTTGGTGGACAAGACCCAGAACTATGGCTCAGCCTTCTACTCCTGTGCTGTGGGAATGGGCCTGGGCGCCATCTTCCTCGCCATGGTGGGGCCTGCCAAGTCTGGCCTCTGCCACCGCGGGAAGACGAGAAaacaggaggaggaaggaggagaggagagaggaggagaggaggaggaggagaaggtttCTCAGGACAGTGGATCAACAGATTATCTAGATGTTGATCTGGTTGAGGAGACCAGTCCGGCTAAATGGACAAACACTCAACCATCTAGCAAATAA